Proteins from a single region of Haloterrigena alkaliphila:
- a CDS encoding DNA-directed RNA polymerase, whose protein sequence is MYKRVRLKDTVEVPPEELGDVSPDLVKRLLQDKLEGRMDEEVGSVVSVTEVHDIGEGTVLPNHPGVYYEADFDAVTFDPQMQEVVDGTVVEVVEFGAFVGIGPVDGLLHVSQISDEYLAFDGENQRLSSNESDRALGVDDAVRARIVTKSIDERNPRDSKIGLTAKQPGLGKHGWLEEEHEKREATTAEGE, encoded by the coding sequence ATGTACAAACGGGTCAGACTGAAAGACACGGTAGAAGTACCGCCGGAGGAGCTCGGCGACGTCTCGCCGGACCTCGTGAAGCGACTGCTGCAGGACAAACTCGAGGGGCGCATGGACGAGGAGGTCGGCAGCGTCGTCTCGGTCACCGAGGTCCACGACATCGGTGAGGGGACGGTGTTGCCCAACCACCCGGGCGTCTACTACGAGGCCGATTTCGACGCCGTCACCTTCGATCCGCAGATGCAGGAAGTCGTCGACGGCACCGTCGTCGAGGTCGTCGAGTTCGGCGCCTTCGTCGGCATCGGCCCCGTCGACGGCCTGCTGCACGTCTCGCAGATCAGCGACGAGTACCTCGCGTTCGACGGCGAGAACCAGCGGCTCTCCTCGAACGAATCCGACCGCGCGCTCGGCGTCGACGACGCCGTCCGCGCCCGCATCGTCACCAAGAGCATCGACGAGCGCAACCCCCGGGACTCGAAGATCGGGCTCACCGCGAAACAGCCCGGCCTGGGCAAGCACGGTTGGCTCGAGGAAGAGCACGAGAAACGCGAAGCGACGACGGCCGAGGGTGAGTAA
- a CDS encoding SLC13 family permease: MIAGTLSTGALVVFALIAVALVLFVTEAIPTDVTAIGIIVSLAALEPVTGVGPRGAISGFANTATITIVAMYMLSAAIQGTGLVQRLGVSLASITNGSEKRALLATICTTGPLAGFINNTPIVAIFVPMISDLAEKTGVSPSKLLLPLSYAAILGGTLTLIGTSTNLLASEFAVELLGRQPIGMFEFSALGVVVLLVGLAYLATVGRWLTPARIPVDADLVEEFELENHLVTVRVRADSAPVGRTIDDLEARTDANVRVLQLRREADAETTGRTLTYDGDDEAALEAAPDGQRPRDGRTNLETSEAGTHAEGESLVAVAADRPIREGDLLTVHGSLQAVNRFVEQQGVHQVVREQVTEETFDESASENGLAKAVVPERSAFVGERLGETPLREFFDTTVLAIRREGDLLRTGLADVRLAAGDLLLIQTDDDAIDHFTASNDLVVVDDDAFDRLADADPEELAPLSPKTPIAIGIMAGVVGAAALDIVSIVIAAFAGVFLMVVSGCLSIDDAYDAVSWNVVFLLAGVIPLGIALEATGGSAVIAAALVSTAEYLPLVAVLLLFTVVTGLLANVITPVATVVLMIPVAIDAATSLGAAPFSFLLAVMFASATSFMTPVGYQTNLMVYGPGGYEFTDFLKVGGPLQLLLAVVTTVGIVLIWGL; this comes from the coding sequence ATGATCGCCGGAACGCTGTCGACGGGCGCGCTGGTCGTCTTCGCCCTCATCGCCGTCGCGCTCGTCCTGTTCGTCACCGAAGCGATCCCGACCGACGTGACCGCGATCGGGATCATCGTCTCGCTGGCGGCCCTCGAGCCGGTGACCGGCGTCGGTCCGCGCGGTGCGATTTCCGGCTTCGCCAACACCGCGACGATCACGATCGTCGCCATGTACATGCTCAGCGCGGCCATTCAGGGGACGGGCCTGGTGCAGCGGCTGGGGGTCTCCCTCGCCTCGATCACGAACGGCAGCGAGAAGCGAGCGCTGCTGGCGACGATCTGTACGACGGGGCCGCTCGCCGGCTTCATCAACAACACGCCGATCGTGGCGATCTTCGTGCCGATGATTTCGGACCTCGCGGAGAAGACCGGCGTCTCGCCGTCCAAACTGCTCTTGCCGCTGTCGTACGCCGCGATCCTCGGGGGGACGCTGACGCTCATCGGGACGTCGACGAACTTACTCGCCAGCGAGTTCGCCGTCGAACTGCTCGGTCGCCAGCCGATCGGGATGTTCGAGTTCTCGGCGCTCGGCGTGGTCGTTCTCCTCGTCGGCCTCGCGTACCTCGCCACCGTCGGACGGTGGCTGACGCCCGCGCGGATCCCCGTCGACGCCGACCTCGTCGAGGAGTTCGAACTCGAGAACCACCTCGTGACGGTCCGCGTCCGGGCGGACTCCGCGCCGGTCGGCCGCACGATCGATGACCTCGAGGCCCGCACGGACGCGAACGTTCGCGTGTTGCAACTCCGTCGCGAGGCCGACGCCGAGACGACGGGTCGGACCCTCACGTACGACGGCGACGACGAGGCGGCACTCGAGGCGGCTCCCGACGGACAGCGACCTCGTGACGGCCGAACGAACCTCGAGACGAGCGAGGCGGGGACCCACGCCGAGGGGGAGTCCCTCGTCGCGGTCGCCGCCGACCGGCCGATCCGCGAGGGCGATCTGCTCACGGTCCACGGCTCCCTGCAGGCGGTCAATCGCTTCGTCGAGCAGCAGGGAGTACACCAGGTCGTCCGGGAACAGGTGACCGAGGAGACGTTCGACGAGTCAGCCAGCGAGAACGGCCTCGCCAAAGCCGTCGTCCCCGAGCGGTCGGCCTTCGTCGGCGAGCGGCTCGGCGAGACTCCCCTTCGGGAGTTCTTCGATACGACCGTCCTGGCGATCCGCCGCGAGGGCGACCTGCTCCGGACCGGCCTCGCAGACGTGCGCCTCGCCGCAGGCGATCTCCTCCTGATCCAGACGGACGACGACGCCATCGACCACTTCACCGCGTCGAACGACTTGGTCGTCGTCGACGACGACGCCTTCGACCGACTGGCCGACGCCGATCCCGAGGAACTGGCGCCGCTCTCGCCGAAGACGCCGATCGCAATCGGGATCATGGCCGGCGTCGTCGGCGCGGCCGCGCTGGATATCGTCTCGATCGTGATCGCGGCGTTCGCCGGCGTCTTCCTGATGGTCGTCAGCGGCTGTCTCTCGATCGACGACGCCTACGACGCCGTCTCGTGGAACGTCGTCTTCCTGCTGGCGGGCGTCATTCCGCTCGGGATCGCCCTCGAGGCCACCGGCGGTTCGGCGGTTATCGCCGCGGCGCTGGTGTCGACGGCGGAGTACCTGCCGCTCGTGGCGGTCCTGTTGCTGTTTACCGTCGTGACGGGGCTGCTGGCGAACGTCATCACGCCGGTCGCGACGGTCGTGTTGATGATCCCCGTCGCGATCGACGCCGCGACGAGCCTCGGCGCCGCGCCGTTCTCGTTCCTCCTCGCGGTGATGTTCGCCTCCGCGACCTCGTTCATGACGCCGGTCGGCTACCAGACGAACCTGATGGTCTACGGCCCCGGCGGCTACGAGTTCACCGACTTTCTGAAAGTCGGCGGCCCCCTCCAGTTGCTGCTCGCGGTCGTCACGACGGTCGGTATCGTCCTCATCTGGGGGCTCTGA
- a CDS encoding PIN domain-containing protein has translation MTTSTRAALDTSALMMPVELDVRLFDELERLLDDFEPTAPQAVLEELRRLSEKGGQEGTAANVGHDLATERCLVVDTEASYADDALVELARGGGVDYVVTNDRPLRDRVLEASVPVIALRGRNKLAITQP, from the coding sequence ATGACCACGTCGACGCGAGCGGCCCTCGATACGAGCGCGCTCATGATGCCCGTCGAACTCGACGTTCGCCTGTTCGACGAACTCGAGCGACTCCTCGACGACTTCGAGCCGACGGCCCCGCAGGCCGTCCTCGAAGAACTGCGCCGCCTCTCGGAGAAAGGCGGTCAGGAGGGGACGGCCGCGAACGTCGGCCACGATCTGGCGACCGAACGCTGTCTCGTCGTCGACACGGAGGCGTCGTACGCCGACGACGCGCTGGTCGAACTCGCTCGCGGGGGCGGCGTCGACTACGTCGTCACGAACGATCGCCCGCTGCGCGACCGGGTGCTCGAGGCGAGTGTACCGGTAATTGCATTACGCGGGAGAAACAAGTTAGCGATCACTCAACCATAG
- a CDS encoding MATE family efflux transporter, whose amino-acid sequence MAGRQTRIVEFVARTLERLGIIETERFHPTVDLAWPRVVTGFAIMSKQTADLAMVGIAVGTAGTAGLAYALAFWQMVTMLGLGLAGGTVSLVSQNYGGEETGRASQVVKQSVLLAVALAVPILLAFFAFADSLIGLFDAGPAPLAHGSTYLAFVAPAVLFELLSLIASRTYTGVGDTFTEMVARAGGAALNILLSGVLIFGFGMGVAGAAIGTTLSTGFVTGVLAWGMVGKSYGVLGMEPSPVPLTRSGPWLEPTLLRQVIEISTPEIGRRLAQGLVVFPLLWVAGTFGPVVVTALEVGRRVRSLINSVNWGLSLAASSLVGQQLGAGDEAEAGAYGAAIIRLSTVLYTGLAVLVIAFAEPIAGLFGGGPAAVAQAATFVAVGAVSSIGYGIDGTAAGALLGAGDTRLPFVASLVGRYGFALPAAALGLFTPLGIGGLYLALVLETAVPGGINYWLFHRGRWKVVSRRYRPDSDAE is encoded by the coding sequence ATGGCCGGACGGCAGACGAGGATCGTCGAGTTCGTCGCTCGGACGCTCGAGCGACTCGGGATCATCGAGACCGAGCGGTTCCACCCGACGGTCGATCTCGCGTGGCCCCGGGTCGTGACGGGCTTCGCAATTATGTCGAAGCAGACGGCCGACCTCGCGATGGTCGGCATCGCCGTCGGGACGGCAGGTACCGCGGGGCTGGCCTACGCCCTCGCGTTCTGGCAGATGGTGACGATGCTGGGGCTGGGACTGGCGGGCGGGACCGTCAGTCTCGTCTCGCAGAACTACGGCGGCGAGGAGACCGGGCGCGCCTCGCAGGTGGTCAAACAGAGCGTGCTGCTGGCCGTCGCCCTCGCGGTCCCGATCCTGCTCGCCTTCTTCGCCTTCGCCGACTCGTTGATCGGTCTGTTCGACGCCGGTCCGGCGCCGCTCGCCCACGGCAGCACCTATCTCGCGTTCGTCGCGCCGGCGGTGCTCTTCGAACTGCTGAGCCTGATCGCCAGCCGAACCTACACGGGCGTCGGCGACACGTTCACGGAGATGGTCGCCCGCGCGGGCGGCGCGGCGCTCAACATCCTGCTCAGCGGCGTCCTCATCTTCGGGTTCGGGATGGGCGTCGCCGGCGCGGCGATCGGGACGACCCTCTCGACGGGGTTCGTGACGGGCGTCCTCGCGTGGGGGATGGTCGGGAAGTCCTACGGCGTCCTCGGTATGGAACCCAGTCCCGTCCCGCTGACCCGGTCGGGACCGTGGCTCGAGCCGACGCTGCTCCGACAGGTGATCGAGATCTCGACGCCCGAGATCGGCCGCCGGCTGGCTCAGGGACTCGTCGTCTTCCCCCTGCTGTGGGTCGCCGGCACCTTCGGCCCGGTGGTCGTCACCGCCCTCGAGGTCGGCCGCCGGGTGCGCAGCCTCATCAACAGCGTCAACTGGGGGCTGTCGCTGGCCGCGAGTTCGCTCGTCGGGCAACAGCTCGGAGCGGGCGACGAGGCGGAAGCGGGCGCCTACGGCGCGGCGATCATCCGGCTCTCGACGGTGCTCTACACCGGGCTGGCGGTGCTGGTGATCGCCTTCGCCGAACCGATCGCCGGACTCTTCGGCGGCGGGCCGGCGGCGGTCGCGCAGGCGGCGACGTTCGTGGCCGTCGGCGCGGTCAGTTCGATCGGATACGGCATCGACGGCACCGCGGCGGGGGCGCTGCTGGGCGCCGGCGACACCCGTCTGCCCTTCGTCGCCTCGCTGGTCGGCCGGTACGGGTTCGCGCTTCCGGCCGCGGCGCTGGGGCTGTTCACGCCGCTCGGCATCGGCGGACTCTACCTCGCGCTGGTGCTCGAGACCGCGGTGCCGGGCGGGATCAACTACTGGTTGTTCCACCGCGGGCGCTGGAAGGTCGTGAGTCGGCGGTATCGGCCCGATTCGGACGCCGAATAA
- a CDS encoding GTP-dependent dephospho-CoA kinase family protein, with the protein MTGDNSPPEPNADDVADPETESAADAKAEADVTDVDEQLLVLPDDLRHELKEPMGPIETDADRLLADVDGPLIAVGDVVTYHFLTAGRPPDVALVDERTKRSAVDEEIRAAVTEATHLEAVNPPAEISQAVVEALLEGLARDEPTTILVEGEEDLVALPAIVAAPEGASVVYGQPDEGMVHVKVTDDHRAAMRDLLDRFEGDTERFWRLLESEPGE; encoded by the coding sequence GTGACTGGCGATAATTCTCCTCCGGAGCCGAACGCGGACGACGTCGCCGACCCGGAGACGGAGTCGGCCGCGGATGCGAAGGCCGAAGCGGACGTCACCGACGTCGACGAGCAGCTGCTGGTCCTGCCAGACGACCTCCGCCACGAACTCAAGGAGCCGATGGGACCCATCGAGACCGACGCCGACCGGCTCCTCGCGGACGTCGACGGGCCGCTGATCGCCGTCGGCGACGTCGTCACCTACCACTTCCTGACGGCGGGCCGCCCGCCGGACGTCGCCCTCGTCGACGAGCGGACGAAGCGGTCGGCCGTCGACGAGGAGATCCGCGCGGCCGTCACCGAAGCGACGCACCTCGAGGCCGTGAACCCGCCCGCGGAGATTTCCCAGGCCGTCGTGGAGGCGCTCCTCGAGGGGTTGGCCCGCGACGAGCCGACCACGATTCTGGTCGAGGGTGAGGAGGACCTCGTCGCGCTGCCGGCGATCGTCGCCGCGCCCGAGGGCGCGAGCGTCGTCTACGGCCAGCCCGACGAGGGGATGGTCCACGTGAAAGTGACCGACGACCACCGCGCGGCGATGCGCGACCTGCTCGACCGCTTCGAGGGCGACACCGAGCGGTTCTGGCGGTTGCTCGAGTCCGAACCCGGCGAGTAA
- a CDS encoding fumarylacetoacetate hydrolase family protein encodes MKFATFEVETPVGPVERIGAVSEATGADGTEEAAAGEATLVDLTAAYGAALEAEGEPAPADLARAHVPPEMIAFLERGDRAIDDAREALEYAAETDAERGPGGAKLRYESGEYDLLAPLPRPNSLRDFMAIEEHVQNSMDGDIADVWYELPVYYKGNADSVVAPGETIRWPDYSQIMDYELEIAAVIGKRGRDIPAADAEEYIAGYTVFNDFSARDIQGREMEGRLGPAKGKDFANGLGPYFVPADDIDVLEAPMTARVDGEVWSEGTVDEMYHSFADIVEHVSQSETLHPGDVVGSGTVGGGCGLELGQFLEDGSTVELEIEGIGTLEHTVVE; translated from the coding sequence ATGAAATTCGCCACCTTCGAAGTCGAAACCCCCGTCGGTCCCGTCGAGCGCATCGGTGCCGTCTCCGAAGCGACCGGGGCGGACGGAACGGAGGAAGCCGCCGCGGGCGAGGCCACGCTCGTCGACCTCACCGCCGCCTACGGCGCCGCCCTCGAGGCCGAGGGCGAACCCGCCCCGGCCGACCTCGCGCGAGCCCACGTCCCGCCGGAGATGATCGCCTTCCTCGAGCGCGGCGATCGGGCGATCGACGACGCCCGCGAGGCGCTGGAGTACGCGGCCGAGACCGACGCCGAGCGCGGTCCCGGCGGCGCGAAACTGCGGTACGAATCCGGGGAGTACGACCTGCTCGCACCGCTTCCTCGCCCCAACTCGCTGCGGGACTTCATGGCCATCGAGGAGCACGTACAGAACAGCATGGACGGAGACATCGCCGACGTCTGGTACGAACTCCCGGTCTACTACAAGGGCAACGCCGACAGCGTCGTCGCGCCCGGCGAGACGATCCGGTGGCCCGACTACTCGCAGATCATGGACTACGAACTCGAGATCGCGGCCGTGATCGGGAAGCGGGGCCGCGATATCCCGGCCGCGGACGCCGAGGAGTACATCGCGGGCTACACCGTGTTCAACGATTTCAGCGCCCGCGACATTCAGGGCCGGGAGATGGAGGGCCGACTCGGGCCGGCGAAGGGGAAGGACTTCGCGAACGGCCTCGGTCCGTACTTCGTGCCCGCCGACGACATCGACGTCCTCGAGGCCCCCATGACCGCCCGGGTCGACGGCGAGGTCTGGTCCGAGGGCACCGTTGACGAGATGTACCACTCCTTCGCCGACATCGTCGAACACGTCTCCCAGTCCGAGACGCTCCATCCGGGCGACGTCGTCGGCAGCGGCACCGTCGGTGGGGGCTGTGGCCTCGAGTTGGGCCAGTTCCTCGAGGACGGATCGACGGTCGAACTCGAGATCGAGGGGATCGGCACGCTCGAGCACACGGTCGTGGAGTGA
- a CDS encoding cyclase family protein gives MSDLLTSDDTALIDLSIGLEDGAPSEPTPPKIDAFDHEAGAERLAKNLRQLGHDVEADDFPDGMGLAWEDLEVIPHAGTHLDAPWHYGPEVDGEPAKTIEEIPLEWCRGNAVVLDFREMVPGEEISASDLEAALADLNHELSPGEIVLIQTGADELWGTPEYLTQFPGMSAEGTKFLVEKGIKVIGTDAYGFDKPFAAMGERYVETGDESELWPAHFAGREVEYCQIEKMANLDALPRKTDIPVVAFPITIEDGSAGWVRPVAFVEEREMEGEA, from the coding sequence ATGAGTGACTTGTTGACATCCGACGATACCGCGCTGATCGACCTGAGCATCGGCCTCGAGGACGGGGCTCCGAGCGAGCCGACCCCGCCGAAAATCGACGCCTTCGACCACGAGGCCGGTGCGGAACGCCTCGCGAAGAACCTCCGCCAACTCGGCCACGACGTCGAGGCCGACGACTTCCCCGACGGGATGGGGCTGGCCTGGGAGGACCTCGAGGTCATCCCCCACGCGGGGACCCACCTCGACGCGCCGTGGCACTACGGCCCCGAGGTCGACGGCGAACCGGCGAAGACGATCGAGGAAATACCCCTCGAGTGGTGTCGTGGGAACGCCGTCGTCCTCGATTTCCGCGAGATGGTGCCCGGTGAGGAGATTTCGGCGAGCGATCTCGAGGCCGCCCTCGCGGACCTGAACCACGAGCTCTCCCCCGGCGAGATCGTCCTGATCCAGACCGGGGCCGACGAGCTGTGGGGAACGCCGGAGTATCTCACCCAGTTCCCGGGGATGAGCGCCGAGGGGACGAAATTCCTCGTCGAGAAGGGAATCAAGGTGATCGGAACGGACGCCTACGGCTTCGACAAGCCCTTCGCCGCGATGGGCGAGCGCTACGTCGAGACCGGCGACGAGTCCGAGTTGTGGCCGGCCCACTTCGCCGGCCGGGAGGTCGAGTACTGCCAGATCGAGAAGATGGCGAACCTCGATGCCCTGCCCCGCAAGACGGATATCCCGGTTGTCGCCTTCCCCATCACAATCGAGGACGGGAGCGCGGGCTGGGTTCGCCCTGTCGCTTTCGTCGAGGAGCGGGAAATGGAGGGAGAGGCATGA
- a CDS encoding MFS transporter produces MTTDSPERPDSRRSWLVALVGALGMVFTFGTPLSYGIFREPFSEAFGIAPVTLSSVFSVMLFTFFIGSGAVGVFAARIPARAVIVTCAATAGLIAPSLYVAESYLGLTVVFALLGLALGTVYVLLASIVPRWFDERRGAATGLIFVGNGLGLFLLPPIWQSVIARFGVRRGFLLVMSVTAVAFLLAGLACRRPRWADGSTATTGELLEWVGELAGTRTFKLLFVGIALAFSWYQLLAAFAIDLFAARGLSASAASTAFGLVGGVSIISRIGGGYIADEVGARRAFLASLGCSVAGVVLLFASQLSVLAVGVFLLGLGLGGTATLYIPLLMGIYGTDKDTAIVGLFNVAAGISALAMPPLGTASVAYTDGYAVAVALTFAVTVASFCLITVGTRPG; encoded by the coding sequence GTGACGACCGATTCCCCGGAGCGGCCCGATAGCCGACGGAGTTGGCTCGTGGCGCTCGTCGGTGCGCTCGGCATGGTGTTCACGTTCGGGACGCCGCTCTCCTACGGCATTTTCCGGGAGCCGTTCAGCGAGGCGTTCGGCATCGCGCCGGTCACCCTCTCGAGCGTGTTCTCCGTCATGCTGTTCACCTTCTTCATCGGTTCCGGGGCGGTTGGCGTCTTCGCCGCGCGGATCCCGGCGCGGGCGGTGATCGTCACCTGTGCCGCGACCGCGGGGCTGATCGCCCCGTCGCTGTACGTCGCGGAGTCGTACCTCGGGCTGACCGTCGTGTTCGCGCTGCTCGGCCTCGCGCTCGGGACGGTGTACGTGTTGCTCGCGTCGATCGTGCCGCGATGGTTCGACGAGCGCCGCGGCGCCGCGACGGGACTGATCTTCGTGGGTAACGGGCTCGGCCTCTTTCTCCTGCCGCCGATCTGGCAGTCCGTCATCGCGCGCTTCGGCGTCCGCCGGGGGTTTCTCCTCGTCATGTCGGTGACCGCAGTCGCCTTCCTCCTCGCGGGACTCGCGTGCCGGCGCCCGCGGTGGGCGGACGGCTCGACCGCGACGACCGGCGAACTGCTCGAGTGGGTCGGTGAACTGGCCGGAACGCGAACGTTCAAACTGCTGTTCGTCGGCATCGCGCTCGCGTTCTCGTGGTACCAGCTGCTCGCCGCGTTCGCGATCGACCTCTTCGCCGCCCGCGGGCTGTCCGCGTCGGCCGCCTCGACCGCGTTCGGCCTCGTCGGCGGCGTGAGCATCATCTCGCGGATCGGCGGCGGCTACATCGCCGACGAGGTCGGCGCCAGACGGGCGTTCCTCGCCTCGCTCGGCTGTTCGGTCGCCGGCGTGGTACTTCTGTTCGCCTCGCAGCTGTCGGTGCTCGCCGTCGGCGTCTTCCTGCTCGGCCTCGGGCTGGGCGGCACCGCGACGCTGTACATCCCGCTCCTGATGGGGATCTACGGCACCGACAAGGACACCGCGATCGTCGGCCTCTTCAACGTCGCGGCGGGAATCAGCGCGCTGGCCATGCCGCCCCTCGGGACCGCGAGCGTCGCGTACACCGACGGCTACGCCGTCGCCGTGGCGCTCACGTTCGCCGTCACCGTCGCCTCGTTCTGCTTGATCACCGTCGGCACCCGGCCCGGCTGA
- the spt4 gene encoding transcription elongation factor subunit Spt4: MASDRLVCRECHRVNEPDNDTCESCNSSSLTEDWAGYVVIAHPEDSDIATEMQVTEPGAYALKVR; encoded by the coding sequence GTGGCATCGGATCGCCTCGTCTGTCGCGAGTGTCACCGGGTCAACGAACCGGACAACGACACCTGCGAGAGCTGTAACTCCTCGTCGCTGACCGAAGACTGGGCCGGCTACGTCGTCATCGCTCACCCGGAGGACAGCGACATCGCCACCGAGATGCAGGTCACCGAACCCGGCGCGTACGCGCTGAAGGTCCGCTGA
- a CDS encoding geranylgeranyl reductase family protein: protein MYDFVVVGVGPPGARFARRAAEAGYDVLALEKGTVGEPLACSGHVSTDIWEFTGEGAREELFQNEIYGARFHVGGPGSDAYPFYKREVASNVIDRVGLDRHLADLAREAGADVREEHTVTEVTEHRDRVAVVASGPDGTVEFEAKMLAGCDGPRSRVRDELELPEPDELLHGVLAFSDETDHQDFVDVHLTAPTFFAWRIPRGDAGVEYGLAAPPGVQVTRHFAELIDGYEIDVSHRCSGAIPIGPPDRVTSRRAFLLGDAAAQTKPFTGGGILYSMTCADHAVREIDPDRPTTLAAYERAWRTDLEREQALGHWLRRAYSLPEPVQRLGLGALSGEIGVHMDRPTSLVSPSHLRAVLSGLR, encoded by the coding sequence ATGTACGATTTCGTCGTCGTCGGCGTCGGTCCGCCGGGAGCCCGCTTCGCTCGCCGGGCCGCCGAGGCGGGGTACGACGTGCTCGCCCTCGAGAAGGGGACGGTCGGCGAACCGCTGGCCTGCTCGGGGCACGTGAGCACCGACATCTGGGAGTTCACGGGGGAGGGCGCCCGCGAGGAACTGTTCCAGAACGAGATCTACGGGGCGCGCTTCCACGTCGGCGGGCCGGGCAGCGACGCCTACCCGTTCTACAAGCGCGAGGTCGCGTCGAACGTCATCGACCGCGTCGGGCTGGATCGCCACCTCGCCGACCTCGCACGCGAGGCGGGCGCGGACGTCCGCGAGGAGCACACGGTCACGGAGGTCACCGAGCACCGCGACCGCGTCGCGGTCGTCGCCAGCGGCCCCGACGGAACCGTCGAATTCGAGGCGAAGATGCTCGCCGGCTGCGACGGCCCGCGCTCGCGGGTTCGAGACGAACTCGAGTTGCCCGAACCCGACGAACTGCTCCACGGGGTGCTGGCGTTCTCCGACGAGACCGACCACCAGGACTTCGTCGACGTCCACCTGACCGCGCCGACGTTCTTCGCGTGGCGCATTCCCCGCGGCGACGCCGGCGTCGAGTACGGACTGGCCGCGCCGCCGGGCGTCCAGGTCACCAGACACTTCGCGGAGTTGATCGACGGCTACGAGATCGACGTCTCCCACCGGTGCTCGGGCGCTATTCCGATCGGGCCGCCGGATCGCGTGACCTCGCGCCGCGCATTCTTACTCGGCGACGCGGCCGCCCAGACCAAGCCCTTCACCGGCGGCGGCATCCTCTACAGCATGACCTGCGCCGACCACGCAGTCCGCGAGATCGATCCCGACCGGCCGACGACGCTGGCGGCCTACGAACGCGCCTGGCGGACGGACCTCGAGCGCGAACAGGCGCTCGGCCACTGGCTCCGCCGAGCGTACTCCCTGCCGGAACCCGTCCAGCGCCTTGGCCTCGGCGCGCTCTCGGGCGAGATCGGCGTCCACATGGATCGGCCGACGTCGCTCGTCTCGCCGTCACATCTGCGGGCGGTGCTCTCGGGGCTTCGGTGA
- a CDS encoding TIGR00341 family protein, producing MRYLEVTVPEGKRRAVLDILEEEGINYVVSDETSGRGYAAVVRFPVPTRAVEPLLDRLKRAGIGDEASVVVINAETVLSEQFSSLRDRYSRGGQLGARTSRQVLRTKADELTPPFTIYAVMLLISAVVATAGLLADSPAVVIGAMVIAPLLGPALAANVGIVTGDDRLKSTGFRYQLIGVAIVVLASIGLATLARFAGLEPGGVDIVVATELEERVAPNLFSLAVALGAGIAGILSLTRGFSEAIVGVMIAAALIPPSAAVGITVAWGMSGAAIGAAVLVIVNLLSINLAALATLWVAGYRPQGLFEVSPTRTPTYTYAAIFGVGLLVLAAPLAGVTLLEFHTTELESSAEAEVEAVLAEPEYDDREVDDVAVELDGNYPIQSVERVVVTVSGQDPSPESGLADRLYEAIQPHSDESLIVEVQYVVAEERGDGDETDAQRVTIRTADGT from the coding sequence ATGCGCTATCTGGAGGTCACGGTGCCCGAGGGGAAGCGACGGGCCGTGCTCGACATCCTCGAGGAGGAGGGAATCAACTACGTCGTCAGCGACGAGACCAGCGGGCGAGGGTACGCCGCCGTCGTTCGGTTTCCCGTTCCGACGCGGGCGGTCGAGCCGCTCCTCGATCGGCTGAAGCGGGCCGGCATCGGCGACGAGGCGAGCGTCGTCGTGATCAACGCGGAGACCGTCCTCTCCGAGCAGTTCTCGTCGCTCCGGGATCGGTACAGTCGGGGCGGTCAGCTCGGCGCTCGCACCTCGAGGCAGGTGTTGCGCACGAAGGCCGACGAACTCACGCCGCCGTTTACGATCTACGCGGTCATGCTGCTGATCAGCGCCGTCGTCGCCACGGCCGGGTTGCTGGCCGACTCGCCTGCGGTCGTGATCGGCGCCATGGTCATCGCGCCCCTGCTGGGGCCCGCGCTCGCCGCCAACGTCGGCATCGTCACCGGCGACGACCGGCTCAAGTCGACGGGTTTCCGCTACCAACTGATCGGCGTGGCGATAGTCGTCCTCGCCTCGATCGGGCTCGCGACGCTCGCCCGGTTCGCCGGCCTCGAGCCCGGCGGAGTCGACATCGTCGTCGCGACGGAACTCGAGGAGCGGGTCGCGCCCAACCTGTTCTCGCTGGCCGTCGCGCTGGGCGCCGGGATCGCCGGTATCCTGAGTCTCACACGAGGGTTCTCCGAGGCCATCGTCGGCGTCATGATCGCCGCGGCGCTCATTCCGCCGTCGGCGGCGGTCGGGATCACGGTCGCCTGGGGGATGTCCGGCGCGGCGATCGGCGCCGCGGTCCTCGTGATCGTCAACCTCCTGTCGATCAACCTCGCCGCGCTGGCGACGCTGTGGGTCGCCGGCTACCGTCCGCAGGGGCTGTTCGAGGTGTCGCCGACCCGGACGCCGACCTACACCTACGCGGCGATCTTCGGGGTCGGCCTGCTGGTGCTGGCCGCGCCGCTGGCGGGCGTCACCCTGCTCGAGTTCCACACGACCGAACTCGAGTCGTCGGCCGAAGCGGAGGTCGAAGCGGTGCTCGCGGAACCCGAGTACGACGACCGCGAAGTCGACGACGTCGCGGTGGAACTCGACGGCAACTATCCGATCCAATCGGTCGAACGGGTCGTCGTCACGGTCTCCGGGCAGGACCCGAGCCCGGAGTCGGGGCTGGCCGATCGGCTCTACGAGGCGATCCAGCCGCACAGCGACGAATCGCTGATCGTCGAGGTCCAGTACGTCGTTGCCGAAGAGCGTGGCGACGGCGACGAGACGGATGCACAGCGCGTGACGATTCGGACCGCCGACGGGACGTAA